In one Arachis duranensis cultivar V14167 chromosome 9, aradu.V14167.gnm2.J7QH, whole genome shotgun sequence genomic region, the following are encoded:
- the LOC107467017 gene encoding pentatricopeptide repeat-containing protein At2g22070 has protein sequence MGITNPPCTTSYASHSDLYADVLQSAIKSRDPFVGRSVHARIIKHGLHLGVFLMNNLLNFYAKTGSFSDVHRVFAEMPLKTIFSWNTILSAYAKRGNLEAAQRVFDEIPEPDSVSWTSMIVGYNMLGRFDNAIHMFLRMISCGVSPTQFTFTNVLASCAATEALDIGRKVHSFIVKLGLFSVVPVANSLLNMYAKSGDSVMAKVVFDRMRLKDKSTWNTMISMHMHFGQLDLGLALFQEMTDPDIVSWNSIITGYTHQGHDVKALEIFSLMLSSSSSKPDKYTLGSILSACANLENLKLGKQVHAYMVRANIDISGAVRNALILMYAKSGGIEIAHRIVDITGISNLDVIAFTSLLDGFVKIGDINPARDIFDSLEFRDIVAWTAMIVGYAQNGLLSDALDLFRKMVREGPKPNNYTLAAVLSVFSSLASLDHGKQLHATAIRLQEASSISVGNALITMYSRSGSIRDARKVFKQICSNKNKLTWTCMIIALAQHGLGKDAVELFDTMLKLDIEPDQITYVGVLSACSHVGLVQQGKSYFNLMKNVSYFSLMKNAHHIEPTSSHYACMIDLLGRAGLLEEAYHFIKNMPVEPDVIAWGSLLASCRVHKNVDLAKVAAENLLLLDPNNSGAYSALANTLSACGRWKDAAMIRKSMKDRAVKKEQGISWVQIQNKVHIFGVEDGLHPQRDAIYRMISKIWMEIKKMGFIPDTDSVLHDLDQEVKEQILRHHSEKLAIAFALLNTPGYATLRIMKNLRVCNDCHSAIKYISKLVGREIIVRDSTRFHHFKDGSCSCQDYW, from the coding sequence ATGGGGATCACAAATCCTCCCTGCACTACTTCTTATGCTTCCCATTCCGATTTATACGCCGATGTTCTCCAATCCGCTATCAAATCCAGAGACCCTTTTGTCGGAAGATCCGTTCATGCTCGAATCATCAAACACGGCCTTCACTTGGGTGTCTTCTTGATGAACAATCTCCTCAATTTTTATGCTAAAACTGGTTCCTTCTCTGATGTTCACCGCGTGTTCGCTGAAATGCCGCTGAAGACCATTTTCTCCTGGAATACCATTCTGTCAGCTTATGCCAAAAGGGGGAACTTGGAAGCTGCACAGCgagtgtttgatgaaattccTGAACCCGATTCTGTTTCCTGGACTTCAATGATAGTGGGGTATAACATGTTGGGTCGTTTTGATAATGCCATTCATATGTTTCTCAGGATGATTTCATGTGGAGTGTCGCCAACCCAGTTCACATTTACCAATGTTCTTGCTTCATGTGCTGCAACTGAAGCACTGGATATTGGTAGAAAGGTTCACTCCTTCATTGTAAAACTTGGATTGTTCAGTGTTGTTCCTGTGGCCAATTCACTTCTTAACATGTATGCAAAGTCAGGTGATTCAGTAATGGCGAAAGTTGTGTTTGACCGGATGAGGCTAAAAGACAAATCAACTTGGAATACTATGATTTCGATGCATATGCATTTTGGTCAACTTGACCTTGGACTTGCCCTTTTTCAGGAAATGACTGATCCAGACATTGTCTCTTGGAATTCGATCATTACAGGATATACTCATCAAGGACATGATGTCAAAGCCCTTGAAATTTTTTCGCTTATGCTTAGCAGTTCATCTTCAAAGCCAGATAAGTACACCTTGGGAAGTATTTTGTCAGCTTGTGCCAATCTTGAAAATTTGAAACTTGGGAAACAAGTCCATGCATACATGGTAAGAGCTAATATAGACATATCTGGAGCTGTGAGAAATGCTCTGATCTTAATGTATGCAAAGTCTGGTGGCATTGAGATTGCTCATAGGATTGTAGATATTACAGGTATCTCAAATCTGGATGTTATAGCATTCACATCACTGCTAGATGGCTTTGTCAAAATTGGGGATATAAACCCAGCAAGAGATATATTTGACTCATTAGAATTTCGAGATATAGTTGCATGGACAGCCATGATTGTAGGTTATGCACAAAATGGTTTACTTAGCGATGCTTTGGATCTCTTCAGGAAAATGGTTAGAGAAGGTCCAAAGCCAAACAACTATACTTTAGCAGCAGTTTTAAGTGTCTTTTCAAGCTTGGCTTCTCTTGATCACGGTAAGCAGCTTCATGCAACTGCCATAAGATTGCAAGAAGCATCATCAATTTCTGTTGGTAATGCTTTAATTACCATGTATTCAAGATCAGGAAGCATCAGAGATGCAAGGAAAGTATTCAAACAGATATGctctaacaagaataaattGACTTGGACTTGCATGATTATAGCTCTAGCTCAACATGGTCTTGGAAAAGATGCCGTAGAACTGTTCGACACTATGCTGAAACTTGACATAGAGCCTGACCAAATTACTTATGTTGGTGTCTTGTCTGCTTGTTCGCACGTGGGATTGGTACAACAGGGTAAGAGTTACTTTAATTTAATGAAAAATGTGAGTTACTTTAGTTTAATGAAAAATGCTCATCACATTGAACCCACCTCTAGCCATTATGCTTGCATGATTGACCTGCTTGGGCGTGCTggattgcttgaagaagcataTCATTTTATAAAAAACATGCCTGTTGAACCAGATGTTATAGCTTGGGGTTCACTTTTGGCTTCTTGCAGGGTTCATAAAAATGTGGATTTAGCTAAAGTGGCAGCTGAAAATTTGCTTCTTCTTGATCCCAACAATAGTGGGGCTTACTCAGCACTTGCTAATACGCTTTCAGCTTGTGGAAGATGGAAAGATGCTGCTATGATTAGGAAATCAATGAAGGACAGAGCAGTAAAGAAGGAACAAGGAATCAGCTGGGTTCAAATCCAGAACAAGGTCCATATTTTTGGGGTTGAAGATGGGCTTCATCCACAAAGAGATGCAATATATAGAATGATTTCAAAAATATGGATGGAGATAAAGAAAATGGGCTTTATTCCAGACACTGATTCTGTCTTGCATGATCTAGACCAGGAAGTGAAGGAACAAATCCTTAGACACCATAGCGAAAAACTCGCTATTGCATTTGCTTTGTTAAATACTCCAGGATATGCCACACTGAGGATCATGAAGAACCTTAGAGTCTGCAATGACTGTCATTCCGCCATAAAATATATCTCTAAGCTTGTCGGTAGAGAAATTATTGTAAGAGACTCCACACGTTTTCATCATTTCAAGGATGGTTCATGTTCATGTCAGGATTACTGGTAG
- the LOC107467019 gene encoding probable serine/threonine-protein kinase WNK9 translates to MNGGASAEAEAEYSEFVEVDPSGRYGRYNEILGKGASKTVYRAFDEYEGIEVAWNQVKLYDFLQNPEDLERLYCEIHLLKTLKHKNIMKFYTSWVDTTNRHINFVTEMFTSGTLRQYRLKHRRVNIRAVKHWCRQVLEGLLYLHSHDPPVIHRDLKCDNIFINGNQGEVKIGDLGLAAILRKSNAARCVGTPEFMAPEVYEEDYNELVDIYSFGMCILEMVTFEYPYSECNHPAQIYKKVSSGKMPEALYKVNDPEVRQFVEKCLATVSLRLSAKELLEDPFLQLDDYGYDLKPFQYQRDCFEVTPIIRQSLNGIHSSNTTLMSGSTDNPGGYGPVSELDYHQDDFETSEIDLFDCEEDEKLAEFDASIKGRRREDDGIFLRIRIADKEGRVRNIYFPFDTETDTALSVASEMIAELDITDQDVTKLADMIDNEIANLVPEWKRGPRIEESLQCESEHFCHNCARNGSLFDYASSDNPCAKNLQFFHCSKNGCAAVHGRFEEITYQVEGSENCATEGAQDPSYQPKGISCTDIWAQRDEPDLCSEELKDIQCDDKSNETSNQSTIKDGGRTIDVDDQSDLNARKLPSIPSSDCVLLDYENEIRQELRWLKAKYQMQLRELRDQQLGSKSKFASTSPDTEKLELSATSHSKLQDKKSLLRPMVCGNNFLVDAEKCTSLADQMVQNGDETSEANSPEQMITAKDFFAGALLPQSLYRATSLPVDAVDV, encoded by the exons ATGAATGGTGGTGCAAGTGCTGAGGCAGAGGCAGAGTACTCTGAATTTGTGGAAGTTGATCCTAGTGGAAGATATGGAAGA TATAATGAAATTCTTGGTAAAGGAGCTTCCAAGACAGT TTATAGAGCATTTGATGAGTATGAAGGGATAGAAGTTGCATGGAACCAAGTGAAGCTTTACGACTTTCTGCAGAATCCAGAAGACCTTGAGAGATTATACTGTGAAATTCATCTTCTCAAGACATTGAAACACAAGAACATCATGAAGTTCTACACTTCCTGGGTTGATACTACCAACAGACACATAAATTTTGTCACTGAGATGTTCACTTCTGGGACTCTAAGACA GTACAGGCTTAAACACAGAAGGGTTAACATCAGAGCTGTTAAGCATTGGTGCAGGCAGGTTTTGGAAGGGCTTCTCTATCTACACAGCCATGACCCTCCTGTGATCCATAGAGATCTCAAGTGTGATAACATTTTCATCAATGGCAACCAAGGAGAAGTTAAAATTGGGGATCTTGGCCTTGCTGCAATTCTTCGCAAATCTAATGCCGCTCGCTGTGTTG GCACACCTGAGTTTATGGCCCCTGAAGTATATGAAGAGGATTACAATGAATTGGTTGACATATACTCTTTTGGAATGTGCATCTTGGAGATGGTCACCTTTGAATATCCTTATAGTGAATGCAACCATCCTGCTCAAATTTACAAGAAAGTTTCCTCT GGGAAAATGCCAGAGGCTCTTTACAAAGTAAATGATCCCGAGGTTCGGCAATTCGTAGAGAAATGCTTAGCAACTGTGTCCCTCAGACTTTCAGCAAAGGAACTATTGGAGGACCCTTTTCTCCAACTTGATGATTATGGATATGACTTGAAACCATTCCAATATCAAAGAGACTGCTTTGAAGTAACCCCAATAATTAGACAGTCTCTTAATGGAATTCATAGCAGCAACACCACCTTAATGAGTGGCTCCACCGATAATCCTGGTGGTTATGGACCTGTGTCTGAACTGGATTATCACCAAGATGATTTTGAAACAAGTGAAATAGATCTCTTTGATTGTGAGGAGGACGAAAAATTAGCTGAATTCGACGCCTCAATTAAAGGTAGGAGAAGAGAAGATGATGGCATCTTTCTGAGAATCAGAATAGCAGATAAGGAAG GTCGAGTTCGAAACATCTATTTCCCGTTTGACACCGAGACTGATACTGCATTGAGCGTTGCTTCTGAAATGATAGCTGAACTTGACATAACTGACCAAGATGTAACAAAGTTAGCAGATATGATAGATAATGAAATTGCAAACTTGGTCCCTGAGTGGAAAAGGGGACCCAGAATAGAGGAAAGTTTACAATGTGAAAGTGAACATTTCTGCCACAATTGTGCTAGAAACGGTTCTTTATTTGATTATGCATCATCAGATAATCCATGTGCCAAGAATCTGCAATTTTTCCATTGTTCTAAGAACGGATGCGCAGCAGTTCATGGCAGATTCGAGGAGATTACTTATCAAGTTGAAGGGTCTGAAAACTGTGCTACAGAAGGTGCACAAGATCCATCATACCAACCCAAAGGCATTAGTTGTACTGATATCTGGGCGCAGCGCGATGAACCAGACTTGTGTTCTGAAGAGTTAAAAGACATACAATGTGACGACAAGTCTAATGAGACATcaaatcaatcaaccatcaaGGATGGTGGAAGAACTATTGATGTGGATGACCAAAGTGATCTCAATGCTAGAAAGCTACCTTCTATTCCTTCATCGGATTGTGTTCTTCTGGACTATGAGAATGAAATTAGACAAGAACTGAGATGGCTAAAAGCAAAGTACCAGATGCAGTTAAGAGAGCTTAGAGACCAGCAACTAGGGAGTAAATCAAAATTTGCTAGCACATCCCCTGACACCGAAAAATTAGAGCTATCAGCTACATCCCACTCGAAGTTACAGGACAAGAAATCATTGCTGAGGCCTATGGTTTGTGGTAACAATTTTCTTGTTGATGCTGAGAAGTGCACAAGTTTGGCTGATCAAATGGTTCAAAATGGTGATGAGACAAGTGAGGCTAACAGTCCAGAACAAATGATCACAGCCAAGGATTTCTTTGCAGGAGCCTTGCTTCCACAGTCCCTTTATAGGGCCACTTCTCTTCCTGTTGATGCAGTAGATGTCTAG